One window of candidate division KSB1 bacterium genomic DNA carries:
- a CDS encoding Gfo/Idh/MocA family oxidoreductase: MSAQRKIRFGIIGGGLMGREFAVACGRWPALLETKARPEIVAICDLNEQLFDWYTGNFSSIKLATRNHQELLAAPEVEAVYCAVPHHLHEQIYCDILAAGKHLLGEKPFGIDLAANQRILAAIQQHPELFVRCSSEYPFYPGGHRMHQYILANPWGRIIAVNSGYLHSSDLNFNKPINWKRTLASNGEYGCLGDLGMHALHLPIRARWIPTRLHATLVKIVTQRPDGKGGMAPCETWDNATLQCEVMHPTEGYTFPMTVKTWRIAPGETDTWYLEVLGTQFSARYSTKFTKTLQTMRYENGGPQAWQHEDLGYASAYPTVTGGIFEFGFTDAILQMWAAFLDELNEPRPHMPFGCMTPEETLLQHKILTAALHSGRTGNAVAV, encoded by the coding sequence ATGTCTGCGCAACGCAAAATCCGCTTCGGCATCATCGGCGGCGGCCTGATGGGGCGTGAATTTGCAGTGGCCTGCGGCCGCTGGCCCGCGCTGCTGGAGACCAAAGCCCGGCCTGAAATCGTGGCAATCTGTGATCTCAACGAGCAACTGTTCGACTGGTACACCGGCAATTTCTCCTCGATCAAGCTGGCGACGCGCAACCACCAAGAGCTGCTCGCCGCCCCGGAGGTGGAGGCAGTTTACTGCGCCGTGCCGCACCATCTGCACGAACAAATCTATTGTGACATTCTCGCCGCCGGCAAACACCTGCTGGGCGAGAAACCCTTCGGCATCGATCTCGCCGCCAATCAACGCATTCTCGCCGCCATTCAACAGCATCCCGAACTGTTCGTGCGCTGCTCCTCGGAATATCCTTTTTACCCCGGCGGTCACCGGATGCACCAGTACATTCTCGCCAATCCCTGGGGCCGCATCATCGCAGTGAACAGTGGCTATCTGCATTCCTCCGATTTGAATTTCAACAAGCCGATCAACTGGAAACGCACGCTGGCGAGCAATGGCGAATATGGCTGCCTGGGCGATCTCGGCATGCACGCGCTGCATCTGCCCATTCGCGCCCGCTGGATTCCCACCCGGCTGCATGCCACGCTCGTCAAGATCGTCACACAGCGCCCGGACGGCAAGGGCGGCATGGCGCCCTGTGAAACCTGGGACAACGCCACCCTGCAGTGCGAAGTCATGCACCCGACCGAAGGCTACACCTTTCCCATGACGGTGAAAACCTGGCGCATTGCACCGGGCGAAACCGACACCTGGTATCTCGAGGTGCTGGGCACCCAGTTCAGTGCGCGCTACAGCACCAAATTCACCAAGACGCTGCAGACCATGCGCTACGAGAACGGCGGGCCGCAAGCCTGGCAGCATGAAGATTTGGGCTATGCCTCGGCCTATCCCACGGTAACCGGCGGCATTTTCGAATTCGGCTTCACTGATGCCATATTGCAAATGTGGGCCGCCTTCCTCGACGAGCTGAACGAACCGCGGCCCCACATG